The sequence TCTTCGGCTCTTTTGGATACAGATAACGAAGAAGCTGGTGTTGCTAgtggtgatattaaaaaattaaatataccgGAATCTTTAAGTGAGCCACATCTACAGCACAAAACGCAACAGCCCAATTTAGATTCGGGAATCATAGAAGAAGAATACGACGACGGGGAGTGTGATTTGTCAGGACCACAGAAAAATCAAACAGTTTCTACCGCAAACGAACCTAAAATGATTCTGCCCCATAGTGTTGAATCTGGTATATCCGAATGGTTCTGCAATTTAAGTTTGCAAAATAATCCCAATGCTGCCAATGTCAATACAACAACATCTGCATCCAATTCTCGTACAAACGCCTCTGTGTCGGTGGCCGGTTCtggtttaaataatttagatgCACCCAAACAGCAACCGCGCCTTTCACAGCTAACAAAATCATCATCAGTATCGTCATCCTCATCTTCGTATGCAGCTGGTTCAACTGCTCCTCAACagtaccaacaacaacaacaacaaaccgcCACAATACCACAACAAATAACTCCAGCTAATGCTTGGGAAATATACTATCAGCAAAATGATGATGGAGATACGTAAGTTAAATCAATAAttctatatttaatattttaagcattttattttaattgaaaccTATTTTAATAGAATcaataactaaattttaattttataagggAATTTGAGGTATTTCGGGTATAACGAGTTCCGAAAACATGTTTTATGTACTTGCAGACAAGTCAGGGATTTTCATAAAAGAAGATaagcaaaataatataataattattaattttaatgtcaaattcataaattatttaaaattaaaagttagcAATAGTCTGAAACTAGGTGTATTTTTAATTATCTAAACTAAGATACACAAGAtacatgtatttattttttttttgtcataaaggCTTGTCCATTTGAAGTTTAATGCCCAACAAATTCAAACGTGacctttctttatttttatttgcaaaatggATATTTTATGTACCTGTTTTTAGTAGCTTAGTTTAGCACACGGTCATAAAACAACCtttctttttttacaaacaataaCTCATCAGGGTAGATCGTAAAGCAACAACTAAGTACAAGCAAAAAGTTAGTGACAGACAGGTCATAAATAGTCATAAATCACCTGTTACATTGTGGCTTTTGTTAAGTTCCgttaaaattcccaaaataatttcttacaattaaacaggtttttgtgttttgttttctttttgcacTACGTGATCTTTTTTGGGTACCAGGATTAGGAGGAAGTTATTGTAtttaagtaaataatacagGTGTTTTAGCCTAAAAGGCAGGTGATAGTTTTGAGGATTTAAAATGTACACGTCTGCTTTCTGTTTTCATTTGaatacatgtttatttttattgtttatttagacCTTTACATTTGGCCTGCATCTCCGGTAATGTGAAAGTTGTTGCTGCTTTAATACGTATGGCACCGCATCCTATCCTATTTAATATACAAAATGATGAAGCCCAAACACCATTGCATTTGGCCACCTTAACAGCCCAACCAAAAATTATCAGAATGCTATTAATAGCGGGAGCAGAGGTAAgtgtataaataataacaattttaagtaattatttaagttatttataaggaaaaatttaaattaattaatgggAAATATCAAATTGTTAAAGACTTTCCCTTatattcattatatatttctaaatttaccACAGTTTTATAATCAAAACTTTGTATGGAAATTCTGTTTCAGAAACCGTTGATAAATTTAGAACCTGACTATGAATATGATTTAGAACTGTTTAAGGACTAAAATCTATTACCAGttgttaaaaattgtacaagTTTTTCctccatttttaatatttcattaaatcgTAATAGTctatgaattatttaattttctaaactaAATCTGCAAGATTGACTAAAATCTACTacgaattgttaaaattttttttcaaaaattgtttactaGTTTAAACTAATTCTGcaatattaatttgtatttgatgTATTTGGTCTTATAAAATTAACTTTCCGAAGATCCCAGATATTTTTATGGACCTTGTTTTGTTTCCCTATAACCAATATACTTTCGGAATTTTGATatagaaaattggaaaatttggtAACTAATCTgctaagatataaaagacaaatttCGATTGCATATTTTCCTAAATAAATTcggttttattttacaaaaattttaaagaatttagttttaattaaaatttattttcttttgtctcCCTTACTTCAAAAGCCCTCGGCGCGTGATCGTCATGGCAATACCGCATTACATCTTGCCTGCATATCTGGCGAAGAACAGTGTGTACGCGCTTTAACCATACCCATTAGTGCCTCCGAAGTCAATGAAGCCCATCGTCAATATGGTCATCGTGCCAATGATAAATCCTATTTAAAATATGCCCAATTACCATCCGATTTGGAAATTCGTAATTATGATGGTAAGTTGAACAAATTATATTCAATTCTATTAAACAATACtactaaaacattattttaaacaaaagaaacaaacaaaaattgttccacaaaaaacaaaaaaacgaaccaatttttaatttaaaatttgtctttgctttatgtttgttatgaatatgaaaatatatatatgtatatagaggTACATTTCTTTTTCAGACGTCCCGTCttgttaattatatttatttattttttgtcactcattttttttatatttctttttggcTAGCCACAGtcatagacatttttttttgcaaaaaaagaaatgaaataaaatatatttatcacaCTTTTAGctgaaacattttgttttaaaaataaatatttgtacaaattttcacatatgtgaaattgtttttctttatttaagaattttccgCTTAGCTGTCtgcttttcattttattcttgagaaaatttatattgtgttcATGGCTATTTTTATACACATGTACAATATACCCATGATTTGTAGGGGaatatggatttttttgttacttatttTGTGTACAATACATTTGGCGTTGAATATTAACTAAGTAAAAagtaatacatattttattagtaGGGATATAAAATCTGATGATGTATTCTCCtataatgtacatacatttgtaCTATTCAGATGATTTAGTAAGCTGCtgagattttataaaatttttgatacaaaAGCTGCCTTAAATCTATagaatgtttaataatttttattttcagttaatGTGAATGCCtctaatgattttttaaattaatctttagtatttctttttaaaaatgtatttgacGTCAGCATTAAAAGCAGATATACATACAATTATCAGTCAAGTCTGTTTATTGTGAAGTACTATGCATGTATTTTTGTTATCccaaaactttttcagaatttcctacaatatataaacagtTTTTCAATATGCTTTGCTTACTTTTCTATCATTTGACGTCAGCCCACTATATGTGGTATTCACAGCAGCCTTAGTaaaatgaaaatacaaaaaagtctataggaaaatggaaaaattaaaaaattaatctttgtttaaattgaattgaaatgtttttagaatatttcagcattttgtaattaaacatttctggaataattacaaaaaataatgaaatttttaactttcAAATGTTTTTAACCACAAATCACGGGAACGGAATACTGCTATCAGTATGACTTggcatttttcttaaaaatgtatttttttttattctaatccTTAATTACCCACAATGATGtcaatgcaattgttttgaaaagAATCAAAGAAAAAATCCCCTATTCTAAAGAATTCTAAAAATCTGAAATAGGTTTAAAACCAAAATACAGTTTGTAGttcttagaaaaatattttgtaatcgaAATTACCCACAAACCATACATAAACATGAACTAGTAATACAaactaaagaaataataaaaaataaataaatagaaattttatttattttataaaaataagtaaaccCACTTTTTTTACACTGAACTTctcataaaatatgttaaatttatgtatgtacattgcgtGTCTAAAGCTTTAATGTGAAACATTAATAATACCAAAATCTAATTTTGgaacaataaaattgtatatattgatTATTTTGGTAAAAACCACCTTCCATTCctataaaaatatctataaaaaaataacaacctTCACTTGTAATTTAACCTTtgacgacaaaaaaaaaacttaatgtaaaaataaataaataaaaacattcaaGGTAAATTTGACtttacaattacaaaaaaaaaaaaaagttattagaattagattttccacaaaaaattctttacagttattttaaccaaattatttaataatgaaaaggaaaatgtaaataaaaattttatgcatttttactattttttgttggtttttttctaTAACTTAAACCTTCCATATGCCATCCATAAAATttaccatattttttgttgtttgtttatttattttacacattCATCCATTTAACCATCCATCCCCACACGTTTTGCCCAGTTTGtcattttcgttttatttatttatatttttgctatTTGCTTGTGCttctttagttattttttttttcaactttgttGCTGGTGCTGGCTGCTTcggctaaatataaaaatattttgggtttttcccaaaaacacacaaaaaaagaaacattgaAATTGTGTTGAACGCCATCAGCACCGCCGCCACCACCACTACCAATCCAAGCCAAAACCCATCATCTTCATCACCATCATGAtacaaaaaagcaaaaaaaaaatacagcttATAGCATTTTCGTAGCCGTCATAATATatgaatcaaaataaaaatgtgattttagtattaataaagtaaaaaatgttataaattattatatggATTCATTTGAATCAAACAAGCAACGCAAACGTTGTTTGACGTATTTGCTGCTtgtcttgttttttttacaatatttagagatatgtaaaacttaaaaaaaattgtcatctGCAAATCAAAGGGGGGCTACATCGTTGTAAAGTTATGTACTTAGGAAATAACTTTccctttttaaaatgtaattcaattttgttaaaattatttgcccaattcacaattggtgtcgtagcgttgtatcgttgtatgtcgtaatttttttattaatgttttgtttttgtttcgaaaaatatgtttgaaaaatatttatgacatacaatgctacaacactacgacatcaattgtgaattgggcaattattCTGAGAATATTACAAGATCAAAGTTTAATGAAGATATTGCCTTTAATTGAAAGTTAATTACATGATGTTTTGATTTATTGGTacacaaaattgtttgtttatttatttaatttgttaaatgtgTTTATAAATTACCCATGACGCTTAAGTTGGAATTGTTAACGTCATTGCtgtaaaaataagcaaaaaaaaactcattattttttattacaacaaGCTGGTCATATACATATGCAATTGGCAAATCTAATTCAAATACTAGGAActacatttgttttataattatttatataatgcTGAAAATAGCTTTTGATATCTCTGTATTGCTCAtactttttggtaaaatattaGCAATTTATTCAACCTGATGAGGTCCTCATAAAATACCTTCGGTCAAATAggttttcaaatttaaacaaaacagtGCTGAAAATATTACAATATGTCCGTAGTACATTATTTGTTATATTGACCATTACTTTTTACCTATTTTAGCTGGGAAAAACattgaatgaattcaaaattcccattaaatacaaatttcatgttaccaattgaattacaaaatttatgccagtcataaatctttatttttgtttcttttttttattcattagaataaaaattaaaaacaaatttcaagtactCTAACTATGGGTTCATTAAACATTATTGACAGTTATTAAATCTAAATCTAAATGAGAGTGAACATTGATATATTGTGACTGATAAGATTGACTTGACATGCATACAGAGCAGTTGACCGAAAATCACTGTTACCATGTTGagataaattcataaaattagtaaaaatccCATTGGAATAAAACTCATTAAATTgacggaaaaaaaattaaccgattagaAAGAATATAAAAAGCACATCATAAAAATTCGACAGTCATTAATgttatggatttttttgttaaatatatctCGTGTTACCACCCAGGAGTACTCACATGTATACACGTTTTAATATTCCGATAGAGGTAGAGTtaagtttgttattttgttgGGAGTTTCCTTGATAGCAATTTAGAATTCATAACGATCTGCTggctgttagttgaaatcaagtTTCTAGAGCCCTTAGATAACTTAGGGTCTCCTCATTGGGGATATctgtttttcaataattttactaTTGAAAATCAACAGAATCACTCTATAATTAGTTAAAATATATTAGAATAAAAAAGatcgctattttttttattaacattttttcaccttCACCTAACTTGTTGAACTACTAAATCTGTTAGGGGCCCAGACAGTGGTCAagtgtttaaatgcttttgttttgcaaattttcaaaatataacgTTCAATTTGATCATGATTTAGTAATTTGTTTGTTCTATGTTAccatat comes from Calliphora vicina chromosome 2, idCalVici1.1, whole genome shotgun sequence and encodes:
- the cact gene encoding NF-kappa-B inhibitor cactus yields the protein MWNPTPSSSTASSSDNKQNIKEVVEVDDCKCSSSGGIEQLDQQQQQHKNNSKQQTSTFGGQLTGSTNIQQQQQQHNREDLDEEGDDKKFSDLAGETIDSGFISGPQTSSSALLDTDNEEAGVASGDIKKLNIPESLSEPHLQHKTQQPNLDSGIIEEEYDDGECDLSGPQKNQTVSTANEPKMILPHSVESGISEWFCNLSLQNNPNAANVNTTTSASNSRTNASVSVAGSGLNNLDAPKQQPRLSQLTKSSSVSSSSSSYAAGSTAPQQYQQQQQQTATIPQQITPANAWEIYYQQNDDGDTPLHLACISGNVKVVAALIRMAPHPILFNIQNDEAQTPLHLATLTAQPKIIRMLLIAGAEPSARDRHGNTALHLACISGEEQCVRALTIPISASEVNEAHRQYGHRANDKSYLKYAQLPSDLEIRNYDGERCVHLAAQAGFINILRILVLYGADINAREGKSGRTPLHIAIECCNEDLANYLLDDCQKLNLETATYAGLTAYQVACILNKSEMQNILEKRGAEPLTPPDSDYDSSDIEDLDDSKLYDRFGDPGYFVGYKGGNVMTVA